From the genome of Nicotiana tabacum cultivar K326 chromosome 2, ASM71507v2, whole genome shotgun sequence:
TAAATGTTTGCGATCATATTGGCCTCGACAGCAGGAAGTGGCATATCATAGGTAGTGACAAACCTTAGGGCATCATCAACTGAACTATTTTTTGCATATGAAGAAATGAGACTGCTAGAGACGTAAGCATTATCAATGTAACCCATTTTTATTGATAAGGAATGGAGCAGAAGCACCTCAAATAGTGCACATGATTTCACAGCAATAGAAAATGAAAACTCAGTAGGACGATAACCTGAGTGAATCATTTGTTGAAGCAGCAAAATAGCAGGAGAAGAGCTTTTACTCGAGTAACCCAGCATCAAGGTGTTCCAAGAAACCACGTTCTTCTCGGATATTTCATCAAAGCAAAAATGAGCATCATCCAATTTATCACATTTAACATAAAAGTCGAGTAAAGCACTACCGACATATACATCAGATTCAAACTTTCTCTGGATTACTTTCGCATGGATGGACTCCCCAAGCAATCGATACTGCTGGCTAGTGCAGCAGTTTAGGACACTCACATGTGTCATATCATTAGGCAAGACACCACTTGCACACATTTTCCTGAAAACAACCAGTGCTTTATCCGCTCTCTCACTCTTAGCAATTGCACCAACTATTGTATTCCACGATACAACATCCTTAACAGAAACATCCTCAAACATTTTCTCTGTCCTATCGATGCCAGAGCATTTTGCATACATGTTAATCAATGAATTACTCACTGATACTGCAAAAACTAATCCACTTTTCACTACCAACCCATGTACTTGTTCCCCTAATATTAAATCAAGTTCCCCAACAAAACCGGACAATAGGCCCAAGAAAGTGCTCTCAGAAGGAGCCAGTTCACTCCTTATTAACTTCCTGAAAATAACCACGGCTTCTTCAACACATTCATACTGTCCAAGCAAAGATATCATACAATTCAGAGTCACCAAGTTCTTTTTAGGCATTTCATCAAAAATCTGCATAGCTTCATCTAAGTATCCTTGCCTTCCAAGTAAACCCAATAATGCAGTCCCTGTGAAAGCATCAATGTGAAACAGGCCCAATTTTTCAGCCAAAGCATACAATTGAAATCCAAGAATAATATCCAAAGACTCACAACCCAAAAGCCCACCAAATGTAAACTGAGTTGGTTCATATCCACAACTCCTCATCTCAGAAAACAACCTCCAAGCCTCAAATAAATTTCCATTCCGACTATAAGCACTAATCATTGTATTGTAAGACACAACATTTCTCTTGGTCATATAATCAAACACTTCGTGTGCCGTGCGTATATCCCCGAACGCAGAATACTTAGACATAATACAATTATGGGCCAAAAAGGGTTGAGTTGGGTCTGGCCCCGTTGTGATAGTAAGTGCGTGAAGGGCCTTGGTTGCGTCGAGGGATTGAACCCCATGTGGTTCTTGAAGTAACTGAATGAGCCGTTGGTGTTTGATATTTTCTCCATGAGAAGGGTGGTGGGATAGAAGGTTTTCAGTTGAAGTTGAGAAGTGAAATTTCAGAGCATAAGAGAAATACTTTTGGATGTTAGAATGAATTGAAAACCTTAAGGACACTATAATGGCGTTCGACATGCAGTAACATCCAACGAGTAAAACTCTTTCGGCCTCCTCATTTATCGGTAACTATGACTCCGCAGTATAGGCTCAAATAAATTATACACACGCTTAACTATAACCTTTTTGGAATTGCTTAAATTTGCCACATATGTCGCATTTCCTACATGTAAAATAGGATGAGTCTTCGCTGCTGACTTAATTTAAAAGACTTAGATGAGCTTCTTTAATTCACAGTTGCATACTTGGCGCCTATCTAAAtctctgtatatatgttattgtcAGCGTCCATATATGAGTTTCTTCTTGCCTTCTTATTTAGTATAGGAAATTAAACCATGtcctaattaaattatgcacttcTCTCCGCATCTCTTAAACTTTAAATAAGCTCTTCGCGCTAGCATCAATAAAGTAATGTATAAGGTGAAATAGGAAAGGACTTGTTGTCTCATCTATACCTAATTAATCATCTCTTTTATGATTAGCTAGCATT
Proteins encoded in this window:
- the LOC107816118 gene encoding pentatricopeptide repeat-containing protein At3g58590-like; translated protein: MSNAIIVSLRFSIHSNIQKYFSYALKFHFSTSTENLLSHHPSHGENIKHQRLIQLLQEPHGVQSLDATKALHALTITTGPDPTQPFLAHNCIMSKYSAFGDIRTAHEVFDYMTKRNVVSYNTMISAYSRNGNLFEAWRLFSEMRSCGYEPTQFTFGGLLGCESLDIILGFQLYALAEKLGLFHIDAFTGTALLGLLGRQGYLDEAMQIFDEMPKKNLVTLNCMISLLGQYECVEEAVVIFRKLIRSELAPSESTFLGLLSGFVGELDLILGEQVHGLVVKSGLVFAVSVSNSLINMYAKCSGIDRTEKMFEDVSVKDVVSWNTIVGAIAKSERADKALVVFRKMCASGVLPNDMTHVSVLNCCTSQQYRLLGESIHAKVIQRKFESDVYVGSALLDFYVKCDKLDDAHFCFDEISEKNVVSWNTLMLGYSSKSSSPAILLLQQMIHSGYRPTEFSFSIAVKSCALFEVLLLHSLSIKMGYIDNAYVSSSLISSYAKNSSVDDALRFVTTYDMPLPAVEANMIANIYNRCGQFDKTQELFSDLENPDTISWNILIAACSRNGDYEEVFELLGHMRIARISPDNYTYVSLFSVCTKLCNLGLGSSLHGLIVKTDFKRCDTFVRNIMIDMYGKCGSLASSIKIFNEMTTRNVISWTAIVSALGLHGYAYEASVKFKEMDMTGIRPDKVAFISVLSACRHVGLVKEGMELFEQMKEKYGVEPEMDHYLIAVDLLARYGYLREAEQLITGMPFPPNALIWRIFLEGCKKKRSIDDPCTLAS